The Falco naumanni isolate bFalNau1 chromosome 14, bFalNau1.pat, whole genome shotgun sequence genome includes a window with the following:
- the LOC121097515 gene encoding rho GTPase-activating protein 20-like isoform X2 codes for MKPIVQRRRSAPSAITKALGKSKYHSRSSSSLKLKKQVPLSEVWTGTSLSEVTEKKMGLENSFIIGWPTTNYVVTFSSADVKERWLSTLLWHISEVKQNEYPKNLNLQIYVLDADNCSSTTAVNVSNVESAESVIKKTLLQLGLPGRTSEHHLWVISGKDDTAYPLIGHEHPFSIALNYIRDSADQQQGSNNNTLLADGTKASFFDQLPKEKQRQFVLKPRLQAPVQLRRESLQKHTKRKKSLIDWALRRSTSTPTNSPPSQSPTTPRKLFGLSLSSVCPDGILPKPIMDMLLLLYHEGPSTRGIFRRSANAKTCKELKEKLNSGDDVQVDGESVFVAAAVITDFLRNIPDSVLSSDMHGLWMEAVDTENRAHKIEAIKSLVNQLPEANLILLRHLFGVLHHIEQNSGVNQMNAFNLALCIAPNMLWLPSPMGPEEESRSTKKVALLVQFLIENSGEIFGGDIASLFQRPDKKPKSSEESLGIGLVQHDDSSDELEFSACDPEGQKHHLVPETDAFFEPSSSLLLSEDQEDWDLFSEITACYQSKARKNTSADSYGLLEEEGSFCSIGSIRTLSLARDRCLSEPSVCLSSQLPAQSHEPVARQSSCDATIMHSHTDYIHRLKQLQAESQKLIDEGLSPGVNKARQNLWQSPQTSSRVKQLSLQKSSLSNRSSFSSLSSATTSPSASSLSSLDSAFSYCSESSAISPTDVSSLPFMFGTSARLHAVSPKITKRSPKGWHKSFTSPVPLHLCDLDSSPEDEPQAVESSHSFEERESSPSVSTVAVGSPRTDIDWEEEERHLGYGGGPGPGLRSQDYTEELERKPELPAASPASKRSPQSSHQQHREKAVKNIEIKSADSCPPSQESLKRTKITFYVAPNKESCWGSPVEEEEKNDMVNTSSSDSPSSSSEQSFSKGLQTVRVHIPQTVFYGQNTPLVLQSVSRRYHHEQMSPSPQAEPRETPPSASAPQELESKPVEMAQAPAQSKGFNTFSHTIRIILPTSIRNTVREYFKHDETKTCPVAEAEAVENELLRSRVEWLRSQQRAEGANEEHDAEAFAEETFV; via the exons ATGAAGCCCATAGTCCAAAGAAGACGATCTGCCCCTTCTGCCATTACTAAAGCTCTCGGCAAGTCAAAGTACCATTCCAG GTCCTCCTCCAGCctgaagctgaaaaagcagGTGCCTCTGAGTGAAGTGTGGACTGGCACCAGTCTCAGCGAagtgacagagaaaaagatGGGTCTGGAGAATTCGTTTATCATTGGCTGGCCTACCACCAACTATGTTGTCACCTTCAG CTCAGCTGACGTGAAGGAACGATGGTTGTCAACATTACTGTG gCACATCAGTGAGGTAAAACAGAACGAATATCCAAAGAATCTAAACCTTCAGATCTATGTGCTGGATGCTGACAACTGTTCTTCT acTACTGCAGTCAATGTGTCCAATGTGGAAAGTGCAGAGAGTGTGATTAAGAAGACCCTTCTACAGCTTGGACTCCCT GGCAGAACAAGTGAGCACCACCTCTGGGTGATCTCAGGAAAAGACGACACGGCTTACCCTCTCATTG GGCACGAGCATCCTTTCAGCATCGCATTGAACTATATCCGGGACTCTGCTGACCAGCAACAAGGAAGTAACAATAACACCCTCCTGGCTGATGGGACAAAGGCTTCCTTCTTTGATCAgctgccaaaggaaaaacagcGTCAATTTGTCCTGAAACCTCGGCTCCAAGCTCCAGTGCAGCTGAGGAGAG agtcACTGCAGAAGCACACCAAGAGGAAGAAGTCCCTGATTGACTGGGCCCTGCGCcgcagcaccagcacccccacaAACAGCCCTCCATCGCAGTCCCCTACCACCCCACGGAAGCTCTTCGGTCTGTCTCTGTCCTCTGTCTGTCCCGACGGGATCCTTCCCAAGCCAATCATG GATATGCTGCTCCTTCTGTACCATGAGGGTCCCTCTACCAGAGGCATTTTCAGACGTTCTGCCAATGCCAAGACTTGCAAGGAACTGAAAGAGAAGCTGAATTCTGGAGATGATGTCCAAGTGGATGGAGAGTCAGTCTTTGTGGCTGCAGCTGTCATCACG GATTTTCTCCGAAATATACCTGACAGTGTTCTATCCTCAGACATGCACGGACTGTGGATGGAAGCTGTGGACACGGAAAATCGGGCACATAAGATTGAAGCCATCAAAAG TCTGGTCAACCAGCTTCCAGAAGCCAACCTCATCTTACTCAGACACCTCTTTGGAGTCCTCCATCATATTGAGCAGAACTCTGGCGTGAATCAGATGAATGCCTTTAACCTGGCTCTTTGCATAGCACCCAATATGCTGTGGCTACCCAGTCCCATGGGGCCTGAAGAGGAAAGCAGGTCTacaaaaaag GTGGCTTTGTTAGTGCAGTTCCTGATTGAAAACTCGGGAGAGATTTTTGGAGGTGACATTGCTTCCTTGTTTCAAAGGCCAGACAAGAAGCCCAAAAGCTCAGAGGAATCTCTGG GCATAGGCTTGGTTCAGCATGATGATTCCTCTGATGAGCTGGAATTTTCTGCTTGTGACCCAGAAGGACAAAAGCACCACCTGGTCCCTGAAACAGATGCCTTTTTTGAACCATCCAGCAGCTTGTTACTCAGTGAGGATCAGGAAGACTGGGACCTCTTCAGTGAGATCACAGCCTGCTACCAGAGCAAAGCCCGGAAGAACACCAGCGCAGACAGCTATGGCCTCCTGGAAGAGGAGGGCTCCTTCTGCTCCATTGGCTCAATACGCACACTCAGCCTGGCCAGGGACCGGTGCTTGTCAGAGCCCAGCGTCTgcctcagctcccagctgcccGCACAGAGCCACGAGCCGGTGGCCCGTCAATCCAGCTGCGATGCCACCATTATGCACAGCCATACAGACTACATCCACCGGCTCAAGCAGCTGCAGGCGGAGAGCCAGAAGTTGATTGACGAAGGCCTAAGCCCTGGTGTTAATAAGGCCAGGCAGAACTTGTGGCAGTCACCTCAGACCAGCTCTAGGGTGAAGCAGCTCAGCCTTCAGAAATCCAGCCTGTCCAACAGGTCCAGCTTCTCTAGCCTGTCCtctgccaccacctccccatCTGCCTCCTCGCTCAGCTCCTTAGACAGCGCTTTCTCCTACTGCTCAGAGTCATCGGCCATTAGTCCCACAGACGTCTCATCCCTGCCATTCATGTTTGGCACGTCTGCCAGACTTCATGCTGTGTCTCCCAAGATCACCAAGAGGTCCCCAAAAGGGTGGCACAAGTCCTTCACATCTCCTGTGCCTTTACATCTGTGTGACCTGGACAGTTCCCCTGAGGATGAACCCCAGGCTGTAGAAAGCAGTCACTCCTTTGAAGAGAGGGAAAGTTCTCCATCTGTCAGCACAGTTGCTGTGGGAAGCCCACGAACTGACATTGactgggaggaagaggagagacaCTTGGGCTATGGTGGGGGCCCTGGCCCGGGACTCAGGAGCCAAGATTATACTGAAGAGTTGGAAAGAAAACCTGagctcccagctgccagcccagccagcaagAGATCCCCAcagagcagccaccagcagcacagggagaaggCGGTGAAGAACATAGAAATCAAAAGTGCTGATTCCTGCCCTCCAAGCCAGGAAAGCCTGAAACGCACCAAGATAACATTTTATGTGGCCCCAAATAAAGAAAGCTGTTGGGGTTCTCCagtggaagaggaagagaagaatgaCATGGTGAACACCAGCAGCAGTGactcacccagcagcagcagcgagcaAAGCTTCTCCAAAGGCTTGCAGACTGTGAGAGTCCATATCCCCCAGACAGTTTTCTATGGGCAGAATACCCCTCTCGTCCTGCAGTCTGTCTCCAGGCGCTACCACCACGAACAAATGAGCCCATCCCCACAGGCAGAGCCCAGAGAGACCCCCCCAAgtgcctctgctccccaggagcTGGAGAGCAAGCCAGTGGAAATGGCGCAGGCGCCAGCCCAGAGCAAGGGCTTCAACACATTCAGCCACACCATCCGCATCATCCTCCCCACCTCCATTCGAAACACCGTCAGGGAGTATTTCAAGCACGATGAAACCAAGACCTGTCCTGTGGCCGAGGCAGAAGCAGTGGAGAACGAACTCCTGCGGAGCAGGGTGGAGTGGCTCAGGAGCCAGCAACGGGCAGAGGGAGCCAACGAGGAGCATGATGCAGAGGCGTTTGCAGAAGAGACATTTGTCTAG
- the LOC121097515 gene encoding rho GTPase-activating protein 20-like isoform X1, with amino-acid sequence MKPIVQRRRSAPSAITKALGKSKYHSRETTLSSSHSDNGLPSGVFSSPGSTFILDERVQLTVGLQTQERHLILFSDVLVIAKSKSSSSLKLKKQVPLSEVWTGTSLSEVTEKKMGLENSFIIGWPTTNYVVTFSSADVKERWLSTLLWHISEVKQNEYPKNLNLQIYVLDADNCSSTTAVNVSNVESAESVIKKTLLQLGLPGRTSEHHLWVISGKDDTAYPLIGHEHPFSIALNYIRDSADQQQGSNNNTLLADGTKASFFDQLPKEKQRQFVLKPRLQAPVQLRRESLQKHTKRKKSLIDWALRRSTSTPTNSPPSQSPTTPRKLFGLSLSSVCPDGILPKPIMDMLLLLYHEGPSTRGIFRRSANAKTCKELKEKLNSGDDVQVDGESVFVAAAVITDFLRNIPDSVLSSDMHGLWMEAVDTENRAHKIEAIKSLVNQLPEANLILLRHLFGVLHHIEQNSGVNQMNAFNLALCIAPNMLWLPSPMGPEEESRSTKKVALLVQFLIENSGEIFGGDIASLFQRPDKKPKSSEESLGIGLVQHDDSSDELEFSACDPEGQKHHLVPETDAFFEPSSSLLLSEDQEDWDLFSEITACYQSKARKNTSADSYGLLEEEGSFCSIGSIRTLSLARDRCLSEPSVCLSSQLPAQSHEPVARQSSCDATIMHSHTDYIHRLKQLQAESQKLIDEGLSPGVNKARQNLWQSPQTSSRVKQLSLQKSSLSNRSSFSSLSSATTSPSASSLSSLDSAFSYCSESSAISPTDVSSLPFMFGTSARLHAVSPKITKRSPKGWHKSFTSPVPLHLCDLDSSPEDEPQAVESSHSFEERESSPSVSTVAVGSPRTDIDWEEEERHLGYGGGPGPGLRSQDYTEELERKPELPAASPASKRSPQSSHQQHREKAVKNIEIKSADSCPPSQESLKRTKITFYVAPNKESCWGSPVEEEEKNDMVNTSSSDSPSSSSEQSFSKGLQTVRVHIPQTVFYGQNTPLVLQSVSRRYHHEQMSPSPQAEPRETPPSASAPQELESKPVEMAQAPAQSKGFNTFSHTIRIILPTSIRNTVREYFKHDETKTCPVAEAEAVENELLRSRVEWLRSQQRAEGANEEHDAEAFAEETFV; translated from the exons ATGAAGCCCATAGTCCAAAGAAGACGATCTGCCCCTTCTGCCATTACTAAAGCTCTCGGCAAGTCAAAGTACCATTCCAG GGAAACcaccctttcctcttcccattcAGACAATGGGCTGCCAAGTGGGGTGTTCAGCAGCCCAGGCTCCACTTTCATCCTGGACGAGCGAGTACAGCTAACCGTGGGCCTGCAGACACAGGAAAGACATTTGATCTTGTTCAGTGATGTGCTGGTCATCGCCAAGTCGAA GTCCTCCTCCAGCctgaagctgaaaaagcagGTGCCTCTGAGTGAAGTGTGGACTGGCACCAGTCTCAGCGAagtgacagagaaaaagatGGGTCTGGAGAATTCGTTTATCATTGGCTGGCCTACCACCAACTATGTTGTCACCTTCAG CTCAGCTGACGTGAAGGAACGATGGTTGTCAACATTACTGTG gCACATCAGTGAGGTAAAACAGAACGAATATCCAAAGAATCTAAACCTTCAGATCTATGTGCTGGATGCTGACAACTGTTCTTCT acTACTGCAGTCAATGTGTCCAATGTGGAAAGTGCAGAGAGTGTGATTAAGAAGACCCTTCTACAGCTTGGACTCCCT GGCAGAACAAGTGAGCACCACCTCTGGGTGATCTCAGGAAAAGACGACACGGCTTACCCTCTCATTG GGCACGAGCATCCTTTCAGCATCGCATTGAACTATATCCGGGACTCTGCTGACCAGCAACAAGGAAGTAACAATAACACCCTCCTGGCTGATGGGACAAAGGCTTCCTTCTTTGATCAgctgccaaaggaaaaacagcGTCAATTTGTCCTGAAACCTCGGCTCCAAGCTCCAGTGCAGCTGAGGAGAG agtcACTGCAGAAGCACACCAAGAGGAAGAAGTCCCTGATTGACTGGGCCCTGCGCcgcagcaccagcacccccacaAACAGCCCTCCATCGCAGTCCCCTACCACCCCACGGAAGCTCTTCGGTCTGTCTCTGTCCTCTGTCTGTCCCGACGGGATCCTTCCCAAGCCAATCATG GATATGCTGCTCCTTCTGTACCATGAGGGTCCCTCTACCAGAGGCATTTTCAGACGTTCTGCCAATGCCAAGACTTGCAAGGAACTGAAAGAGAAGCTGAATTCTGGAGATGATGTCCAAGTGGATGGAGAGTCAGTCTTTGTGGCTGCAGCTGTCATCACG GATTTTCTCCGAAATATACCTGACAGTGTTCTATCCTCAGACATGCACGGACTGTGGATGGAAGCTGTGGACACGGAAAATCGGGCACATAAGATTGAAGCCATCAAAAG TCTGGTCAACCAGCTTCCAGAAGCCAACCTCATCTTACTCAGACACCTCTTTGGAGTCCTCCATCATATTGAGCAGAACTCTGGCGTGAATCAGATGAATGCCTTTAACCTGGCTCTTTGCATAGCACCCAATATGCTGTGGCTACCCAGTCCCATGGGGCCTGAAGAGGAAAGCAGGTCTacaaaaaag GTGGCTTTGTTAGTGCAGTTCCTGATTGAAAACTCGGGAGAGATTTTTGGAGGTGACATTGCTTCCTTGTTTCAAAGGCCAGACAAGAAGCCCAAAAGCTCAGAGGAATCTCTGG GCATAGGCTTGGTTCAGCATGATGATTCCTCTGATGAGCTGGAATTTTCTGCTTGTGACCCAGAAGGACAAAAGCACCACCTGGTCCCTGAAACAGATGCCTTTTTTGAACCATCCAGCAGCTTGTTACTCAGTGAGGATCAGGAAGACTGGGACCTCTTCAGTGAGATCACAGCCTGCTACCAGAGCAAAGCCCGGAAGAACACCAGCGCAGACAGCTATGGCCTCCTGGAAGAGGAGGGCTCCTTCTGCTCCATTGGCTCAATACGCACACTCAGCCTGGCCAGGGACCGGTGCTTGTCAGAGCCCAGCGTCTgcctcagctcccagctgcccGCACAGAGCCACGAGCCGGTGGCCCGTCAATCCAGCTGCGATGCCACCATTATGCACAGCCATACAGACTACATCCACCGGCTCAAGCAGCTGCAGGCGGAGAGCCAGAAGTTGATTGACGAAGGCCTAAGCCCTGGTGTTAATAAGGCCAGGCAGAACTTGTGGCAGTCACCTCAGACCAGCTCTAGGGTGAAGCAGCTCAGCCTTCAGAAATCCAGCCTGTCCAACAGGTCCAGCTTCTCTAGCCTGTCCtctgccaccacctccccatCTGCCTCCTCGCTCAGCTCCTTAGACAGCGCTTTCTCCTACTGCTCAGAGTCATCGGCCATTAGTCCCACAGACGTCTCATCCCTGCCATTCATGTTTGGCACGTCTGCCAGACTTCATGCTGTGTCTCCCAAGATCACCAAGAGGTCCCCAAAAGGGTGGCACAAGTCCTTCACATCTCCTGTGCCTTTACATCTGTGTGACCTGGACAGTTCCCCTGAGGATGAACCCCAGGCTGTAGAAAGCAGTCACTCCTTTGAAGAGAGGGAAAGTTCTCCATCTGTCAGCACAGTTGCTGTGGGAAGCCCACGAACTGACATTGactgggaggaagaggagagacaCTTGGGCTATGGTGGGGGCCCTGGCCCGGGACTCAGGAGCCAAGATTATACTGAAGAGTTGGAAAGAAAACCTGagctcccagctgccagcccagccagcaagAGATCCCCAcagagcagccaccagcagcacagggagaaggCGGTGAAGAACATAGAAATCAAAAGTGCTGATTCCTGCCCTCCAAGCCAGGAAAGCCTGAAACGCACCAAGATAACATTTTATGTGGCCCCAAATAAAGAAAGCTGTTGGGGTTCTCCagtggaagaggaagagaagaatgaCATGGTGAACACCAGCAGCAGTGactcacccagcagcagcagcgagcaAAGCTTCTCCAAAGGCTTGCAGACTGTGAGAGTCCATATCCCCCAGACAGTTTTCTATGGGCAGAATACCCCTCTCGTCCTGCAGTCTGTCTCCAGGCGCTACCACCACGAACAAATGAGCCCATCCCCACAGGCAGAGCCCAGAGAGACCCCCCCAAgtgcctctgctccccaggagcTGGAGAGCAAGCCAGTGGAAATGGCGCAGGCGCCAGCCCAGAGCAAGGGCTTCAACACATTCAGCCACACCATCCGCATCATCCTCCCCACCTCCATTCGAAACACCGTCAGGGAGTATTTCAAGCACGATGAAACCAAGACCTGTCCTGTGGCCGAGGCAGAAGCAGTGGAGAACGAACTCCTGCGGAGCAGGGTGGAGTGGCTCAGGAGCCAGCAACGGGCAGAGGGAGCCAACGAGGAGCATGATGCAGAGGCGTTTGCAGAAGAGACATTTGTCTAG